From the genome of Halanaerobiales bacterium, one region includes:
- a CDS encoding DUF975 family protein, which yields MWTRADLKSRAKKVLKGNYWQAFLVSLVILITGGSHNRGEVGSSAGSSGGAEASGGAFFDFEIALIVGTVILLIIILRIFIGYVLEVGGRKYFIQLSDGESEVSCLGYGFKNNNYFNIFWTMLLRSIFVILWSLLLIIPGIIKFYAYRMVPYILADNPEMGHRKAIKLSNKMTQGEKWDIFILDLSFLGWFILGSLFFGIGIFFVQPYYDATNAELYLKLRKEAITNNLVTERELNLETDN from the coding sequence ATGTGGACAAGAGCCGATTTAAAAAGTAGAGCTAAAAAAGTTTTGAAAGGTAATTACTGGCAGGCTTTTTTAGTTAGTCTGGTAATATTAATTACTGGCGGAAGCCATAATCGTGGAGAAGTAGGGAGTAGTGCTGGTAGTTCTGGAGGGGCAGAAGCTAGTGGAGGTGCATTTTTTGATTTTGAGATTGCTTTAATAGTAGGGACAGTGATTTTGTTAATTATAATATTAAGAATATTCATAGGATATGTATTGGAAGTAGGTGGCAGAAAATATTTTATTCAATTATCAGACGGTGAATCAGAAGTTTCCTGTTTAGGTTATGGTTTTAAAAATAATAATTATTTTAATATTTTTTGGACAATGTTATTAAGAAGTATTTTTGTAATATTATGGAGTTTACTATTAATAATTCCTGGAATTATTAAATTTTATGCTTATAGAATGGTGCCCTATATATTAGCTGATAACCCTGAAATGGGTCATAGAAAAGCAATAAAACTTAGTAATAAGATGACTCAGGGAGAAAAATGGGATATTTTTATATTAGATTTATCATTTTTAGGTTGGTTTATTTTAGGGTCATTATTTTTTGGTATAGGGATTTTCTTTGTTCAACCTTATTATGATGCAACAAATGCTGAGTTATATTTAAAATTAAGAAAAGAAGCAATAACTAATAATTTAGTAACTGAAAGAGAACTAAATTTAGAAACTGATAATTAA
- a CDS encoding ribonuclease Z, with translation MERLKVIMLGSGSIVPTPDRNHAAIWIRHGQDIILWDCGEGTQLQLQKAGLSFMNIDRIFITHWHADHFAGLIGLLETLHLEGRKKKLQIFGPEANKYYNIISNLHQGNAGFEIEVTDVDFKTPKEKVIIDEKNYRIKSVPANHNIPAVAYCLEEKDRWNIDMEKVKANNLTAGPILRKIKKEDKINHKGKTIKLEDIAVLNKGRKIVYSGDTAPSLLIEKLAKNATVLIHDSTFINKSCEHHSTVKEAAQLGKRAGVEKLVLTHYSRRYKDLDILKEIASNIYDKVELASDLSEIYS, from the coding sequence ATGGAAAGACTAAAAGTCATCATGCTTGGTTCAGGAAGTATTGTTCCTACTCCAGATAGAAATCATGCTGCAATCTGGATCAGACATGGACAGGATATTATACTCTGGGATTGTGGAGAAGGAACTCAACTTCAATTACAAAAAGCTGGTTTATCTTTTATGAATATTGATAGAATATTTATAACTCATTGGCATGCTGATCATTTTGCAGGATTAATTGGTTTATTAGAAACTCTTCATCTTGAAGGAAGAAAGAAAAAATTGCAAATTTTTGGACCTGAAGCCAATAAGTATTATAATATAATTTCTAATCTTCATCAGGGGAATGCTGGTTTTGAAATTGAGGTTACAGATGTTGATTTTAAAACACCTAAAGAAAAGGTTATAATAGATGAGAAAAATTATAGAATTAAGTCTGTTCCTGCCAACCATAATATTCCGGCTGTAGCTTATTGTTTAGAAGAAAAAGACAGGTGGAATATTGACATGGAAAAAGTTAAAGCTAATAATTTAACTGCCGGTCCAATATTGAGAAAAATAAAAAAAGAAGATAAAATTAACCATAAAGGAAAAACAATAAAATTAGAAGATATAGCAGTTTTAAATAAAGGAAGAAAAATAGTTTATTCCGGTGATACAGCTCCTTCTTTATTAATAGAAAAATTAGCTAAAAATGCTACAGTTTTAATACATGATTCTACATTTATAAATAAAAGTTGTGAACATCATTCAACAGTAAAAGAAGCTGCTCAATTGGGGAAAAGAGCCGGTGTAGAAAAATTGGTTTTAACTCATTATTCTAGAAGATATAAAGATTTAGATATTTTAAAAGAAATAGCATCTAATATTTATGATAAAGTGGAATTAGCTTCAGATTTATCAGAAATTTACAGTTGA
- a CDS encoding L-serine ammonia-lyase, iron-sulfur-dependent, subunit alpha has protein sequence MALENEKYQNLLTILRDGLAPALGCTEPIAIAYSTASAAQKADGKLEKIEIRVNRNIYKNGLRVGIPGTGKTGLYIAAALGYLIGDPAKELEVIEGVNDKDIKRAENLIDENKIEINIVEGIERLFIESKIITDKKNARAITIDKHLNIIEIETGQEFNEFEIHNKEKKESDYDLKEYTLKDIFEFADQVKLSELAIIEKGINLSYEIVEKGKERGVALGDSLQKMIDSGLSNDNMMNRAQLLAATASEARMSGCKKAVMSNSGSGNQGITAFLTILGASEVKDISEEKLYRSLVVSNLVTMYIKSYLGVLSAMCGAAVAAGTGSSVGITYMLGGDLEDAFHTTRNMLGTITGIICDGAKDGCAYKVALSSRWAVQSAILALDNTYIPSKDGILADSFEKIIENLGRVNDGMTNTDETIMEIMLENE, from the coding sequence ATGGCACTAGAAAATGAAAAATATCAAAATTTACTTACTATTTTAAGAGATGGTCTTGCTCCTGCCCTGGGGTGTACTGAACCTATAGCTATAGCTTATTCTACTGCTTCTGCAGCTCAAAAAGCTGATGGTAAACTGGAAAAAATTGAAATCAGAGTAAATAGAAATATTTATAAAAATGGTTTAAGAGTAGGAATTCCAGGGACGGGAAAAACTGGTTTGTATATTGCTGCAGCTTTAGGATATTTAATAGGAGATCCTGCAAAAGAATTAGAAGTAATTGAAGGTGTTAATGATAAGGATATAAAAAGGGCTGAAAATTTAATAGATGAAAATAAAATAGAGATAAATATAGTAGAAGGAATAGAAAGATTATTTATTGAAAGTAAAATTATTACTGATAAAAAGAATGCTAGAGCAATAACTATTGATAAGCATCTAAATATAATTGAAATTGAAACAGGTCAAGAATTCAATGAATTTGAAATTCATAATAAAGAAAAAAAAGAATCAGACTATGATCTAAAAGAATATACGCTTAAAGATATTTTTGAGTTTGCAGATCAGGTAAAATTATCTGAATTAGCTATTATAGAGAAAGGTATTAATTTATCTTATGAAATAGTTGAAAAAGGAAAAGAAAGAGGTGTTGCTCTAGGAGATTCATTGCAAAAAATGATTGATAGTGGATTATCTAATGATAATATGATGAATAGAGCTCAATTACTTGCAGCTACAGCTTCTGAGGCTAGAATGAGTGGTTGTAAAAAGGCAGTTATGTCAAATTCAGGTAGTGGTAATCAGGGAATTACTGCATTTTTAACAATTTTAGGAGCATCAGAAGTAAAAGATATTAGTGAAGAAAAACTTTATCGTTCTTTAGTAGTAAGTAATCTAGTAACAATGTATATAAAATCATATTTAGGTGTTTTATCTGCGATGTGTGGAGCGGCAGTTGCTGCTGGTACAGGTTCAAGTGTAGGAATAACCTATATGTTAGGTGGCGATCTTGAAGATGCTTTTCATACTACCCGGAATATGTTAGGAACCATAACAGGAATTATTTGTGATGGAGCTAAAGATGGATGTGCCTATAAAGTTGCCTTATCTTCAAGATGGGCTGTACAATCTGCAATATTAGCTCTAGATAATACTTATATTCCTTCTAAAGATGGAATTCTTGCAGATAGTTTTGAAAAAATAATTGAAAACCTTGGAAGAGTGAATGATGGGATGACCAATACTGATGAGACTATAATGGAAATAATGTTGGAAAATGAATAA
- a CDS encoding cytidylate kinase family protein, which yields MKNLQIITISRQAESSGDAIAKKLAQKLGFKLIDHDYVFENWLAGVANDHQLHMLKQSSKFYNKPIDKKAKNKTTFAEYISNKMQELAETENVVILCLGSQIIFRDNPRAIHIKILASKEYRIQKTCNKYGLNYDQAERTIDLSDRKHRRYLWRVFEADWLDPTLYHICLNSDGFNLDEAVNLLITLIDQKKEDPKPLNKKIENIVKKDGHEDYNFAHASEKEFAKILDMHHINWEYEPTEFPLEWDAEGNVTMGIRPDFYLADYNTYIELTTMKRKYVTEKNKKIRLLRENYPDIKVKIVYKKDFHKLIEKFDFNKGEEKDER from the coding sequence GTGAAAAACTTGCAGATAATTACAATTTCTCGTCAGGCTGAAAGTTCAGGAGATGCAATAGCTAAAAAATTGGCTCAAAAACTAGGATTCAAATTAATTGATCATGATTATGTTTTTGAAAACTGGTTAGCAGGGGTTGCTAATGATCATCAACTTCATATGTTAAAACAAAGTTCTAAATTTTATAATAAACCTATCGATAAAAAAGCTAAAAATAAAACCACTTTTGCTGAATATATTAGTAATAAAATGCAAGAATTAGCTGAAACTGAAAATGTCGTGATTCTTTGTTTGGGTTCTCAAATTATTTTTAGAGACAATCCTAGAGCTATTCATATTAAAATATTAGCTTCTAAAGAATATAGGATACAAAAAACCTGTAATAAATATGGATTAAATTATGATCAGGCTGAAAGGACTATAGATTTAAGTGACCGAAAACATAGACGTTATTTATGGAGAGTTTTTGAGGCAGATTGGTTAGATCCCACTCTTTATCATATTTGTCTTAATAGTGATGGATTTAATTTAGATGAAGCAGTAAATTTATTAATAACATTAATAGATCAGAAGAAAGAAGATCCTAAACCTCTGAATAAAAAAATTGAAAATATAGTAAAAAAGGATGGGCATGAAGATTATAATTTTGCTCATGCTAGTGAAAAAGAATTTGCAAAAATCCTGGATATGCATCATATAAATTGGGAATATGAGCCAACAGAATTTCCCCTAGAATGGGATGCAGAAGGAAATGTGACAATGGGTATTAGACCTGATTTTTATTTAGCAGATTATAATACTTATATTGAACTAACGACTATGAAAAGAAAGTATGTAACTGAAAAAAACAAAAAAATAAGACTTTTAAGAGAAAATTATCCAGACATTAAGGTTAAAATTGTTTATAAAAAAGATTTTCATAAATTAATAGAAAAATTTGATTTTAATAAGGGAGAAGAAAAAGATGAAAGATAA
- the hpt gene encoding hypoxanthine phosphoribosyltransferase: protein MKDKNLGKVIITEEELKKRIKELAVKISNDYRENELIIISIMKSSLYFMADLTRKLDNSIKLDFLELSHYSHNNESGEIRVTRDLEFSISNKDVLILENIINTGLTHNYLRKNLKSRNPKSLKICTLLNNVEKKLVEIPVEYSGFEISSGFVVGYGLDYKERYRNLPYIVEYNRDK, encoded by the coding sequence ATGAAAGATAAAAATTTAGGTAAGGTAATTATTACTGAAGAAGAGTTAAAAAAAAGAATAAAAGAATTGGCTGTAAAAATAAGCAATGACTATCGAGAAAATGAGTTAATTATTATTAGTATAATGAAAAGTTCTCTTTATTTTATGGCAGATTTAACAAGAAAACTTGATAATTCAATAAAACTAGATTTTCTTGAACTAAGTCATTATTCTCATAATAATGAATCAGGTGAAATCAGAGTAACTAGAGATTTGGAATTTAGTATTTCTAATAAGGATGTTTTGATATTAGAAAATATAATTAATACAGGATTAACTCATAATTACTTGCGTAAAAATTTAAAATCAAGAAATCCAAAAAGCCTAAAAATTTGTACTCTTTTAAATAATGTAGAGAAAAAATTAGTTGAAATTCCAGTTGAATATAGTGGTTTTGAAATTTCAAGTGGTTTTGTAGTTGGGTATGGGTTGGATTATAAAGAACGGTATAGAAACTTACCTTATATTGTGGAATATAATAGAGATAAATAA
- the feoB gene encoding ferrous iron transport protein B codes for MIEKFDLKNRGNDIRIALAGNPNSGKTTLFNEMTGASQHVGNWSGVTVEKKIGKSFYNEFEFEIVDLPGIYSLGALSEDEVVARDFLLNGDYNLVLDIINSVNLERNLFFTVQLLEMGVDLIAVLNMADEAKKKRIKIDKNKLSERLGIEVVETVAKKGKGLDDLFSKILKDYDSKKEALKIDYGEDIETLITKIKAEFKNINFSGIINQRWLALKLIERDPEIEEFIKKEVGNSILRKIKSLISKKELKLEKRFESIITSKKYEFIDLIIEECVSEPAEEEKPDSISDKIDKIVTNKYLGIPIFMFVMWSIFKLTFTLGNPLIGYIEKFFELSGRWIGQFLINLGFPEMLTSFITDGIIGGVGSVLVFIPNIILLFLAIAILEDSGYMARAAYVMDKIMSKIGLHGKSFIPMIIGFGCNVPGVMATRTLDSKRDKLISILINPLMSCSARLPVYVVFAGALFPKNGGLVVFSLYLMGIVLAVVMASIFNKFFFEGERSAFIMELPPYRIPTLKSVFIQMWKKASAFVKKAGTIIFSVVVLIWVLANLPLGVEYASAQSIIGRFGQLIAPIFAPLGFGNWQAASSLIFGILAKEVVVGTLGVVYSAGESGLRSVLSANFSPLAAYSFMTMVLIYTPCIATLGTIKSETNSWKWPLISASYLFILAWIVSFLIYQLGSLLGIGI; via the coding sequence ATGATTGAAAAATTTGATTTAAAAAATAGGGGAAATGATATAAGAATAGCATTAGCTGGTAATCCTAATTCAGGAAAAACAACACTTTTTAATGAAATGACAGGAGCCAGCCAACATGTAGGGAATTGGTCAGGGGTTACTGTAGAAAAAAAGATTGGAAAAAGTTTCTATAATGAGTTTGAATTTGAGATAGTAGATCTACCTGGAATTTATTCTTTAGGAGCTTTATCAGAGGATGAAGTTGTAGCTCGTGATTTTTTATTAAATGGAGATTATAATCTTGTTTTAGATATTATTAATTCAGTTAATTTAGAAAGAAATTTATTTTTTACAGTTCAATTGTTAGAAATGGGAGTAGATTTAATTGCAGTTTTAAATATGGCAGATGAAGCTAAAAAAAAGAGAATAAAAATAGATAAAAATAAATTATCTGAAAGATTGGGAATTGAGGTTGTAGAAACGGTTGCTAAAAAAGGAAAAGGTTTAGATGACTTATTTTCTAAAATACTTAAAGATTATGATTCAAAAAAAGAAGCATTAAAAATAGATTATGGTGAAGATATTGAAACTCTAATAACTAAGATAAAAGCTGAATTTAAAAATATAAACTTTTCTGGAATCATTAATCAGCGTTGGTTGGCTTTAAAATTAATAGAAAGAGATCCAGAAATTGAAGAATTCATCAAAAAAGAAGTCGGTAATTCTATATTAAGAAAAATAAAATCTCTTATCTCTAAAAAAGAATTAAAATTAGAAAAACGATTTGAAAGTATAATAACTTCCAAAAAATATGAGTTTATAGATTTAATAATTGAAGAATGTGTTAGTGAACCAGCGGAAGAAGAAAAACCTGATAGTATTTCTGACAAAATAGATAAAATAGTAACAAATAAGTATTTAGGTATTCCAATTTTTATGTTTGTTATGTGGAGTATTTTTAAATTAACCTTTACTTTAGGTAATCCATTAATAGGTTATATAGAAAAGTTTTTTGAGTTAAGTGGAAGATGGATTGGACAATTTTTAATAAATTTAGGTTTCCCAGAAATGTTGACTTCTTTTATAACTGATGGAATAATTGGTGGGGTTGGTTCAGTTTTAGTATTTATTCCAAATATTATACTTTTATTTTTGGCTATTGCTATTTTAGAAGATAGTGGATATATGGCCAGAGCTGCTTATGTGATGGATAAAATTATGAGTAAGATTGGATTACACGGGAAATCATTTATACCAATGATTATTGGATTTGGCTGTAATGTTCCGGGAGTTATGGCTACAAGGACTCTTGATAGTAAAAGAGATAAATTAATTTCAATTTTAATTAATCCACTTATGTCCTGTTCAGCTCGCTTACCAGTATATGTTGTTTTTGCTGGAGCTTTATTTCCAAAAAATGGAGGGTTGGTTGTTTTTTCACTCTATTTAATGGGTATTGTTCTTGCAGTTGTTATGGCAAGTATATTTAATAAGTTTTTCTTCGAAGGAGAAAGATCAGCTTTTATTATGGAACTACCACCATATAGAATACCAACTTTAAAAAGTGTATTTATACAAATGTGGAAAAAAGCCAGTGCATTTGTTAAAAAAGCAGGAACAATTATTTTTTCAGTTGTAGTTTTGATCTGGGTATTGGCTAACTTACCTCTAGGAGTGGAATATGCTTCTGCCCAGAGTATTATTGGTAGATTTGGGCAGTTGATTGCTCCCATATTTGCACCTCTTGGTTTTGGAAACTGGCAGGCAGCCTCCTCTTTAATATTTGGGATTTTAGCAAAAGAAGTAGTTGTTGGAACTTTAGGTGTTGTTTATTCAGCTGGTGAGAGTGGTTTAAGGTCTGTTTTAAGTGCTAATTTTTCTCCTCTGGCAGCTTACTCTTTTATGACTATGGTCTTGATTTATACTCCCTGTATTGCAACTTTAGGAACGATAAAATCTGAAACAAATTCCTGGAAATGGCCTCTAATAAGTGCCAGTTATCTTTTTATTTTGGCCTGGATAGTATCTTTTTTAATTTATCAATTGGGTTCATTGCTTGGTATTGGAATTTAG